The proteins below come from a single Bubalus kerabau isolate K-KA32 ecotype Philippines breed swamp buffalo chromosome 19, PCC_UOA_SB_1v2, whole genome shotgun sequence genomic window:
- the XRCC3 gene encoding DNA repair protein XRCC3 isoform X2, whose translation MDLDQLDLNPRIVAAVKKAKLRSVKEVLHLSGPDLQRRTRLSSPDVQLLLRAAASLLRGHGVCTALHLLRQEGPFPEQHQRLSLGCPVLDALLRGGLPLDGITELAGRSSAGKTQLALQLCLAVQLPRHHGGLGAGAVYVCTEDAFPSRRLQQLIAQQQRLRADVPGDVISKIKFGHQIFIEHAADVDTLLQCVSEKVPVLLARGMARLVVIDSVAAPFRCEFDGAALALRAQRLLALGAELRRLSCAFRSPVLCINQVTEAVEEQDSVAGPPGMSPALGITWANQLLVRLLAERQRPEEAPLAPPGRTLRVVSAPHLPASSCSYTIATEGVRGTPGTACS comes from the exons ATGGATTTGGATCAGCTGGACCTGAATCCCAGAATCGTCGCTGCAGTTAAGAAAG CCAAACTGAGGTCAGTGAAGGAGGTCCTGCATCTTTCTGGACCAGATCTGCAGAGACGGACCCGCCTCTCCAGCCCCGACGTGCAGCTCCTGCTGAGGGCGGCTGCCTCACTCCTACGGGGACATGGAGTGTGCACAG CGCTGCACCTGCTCCGGCAGGAGGGGCCGTTCCCTGAGCAGCACCAGCGCCTGAGCCTGGGCTGCCCTGTGCTGGATGCGCTGCTCCGTGGCGGGCTGCCCCTGGACGGCATCACAGAGCTGGCTGGACGCAGCTCGGCGGGGAAGACCCAGCTAGCGCTGCAGCTCTGCCTGGCCGTGCAGCTGCCGCGGCACCACGGAGGCCTTGGGGCTG GGGCGGTGTACGTGTGCACAGAGGACGCCTTCCCCAGCCGCCGTCTGCAGCAGCTCATCGCCCAGCAGCAGCGCCTGCGGGCAGACGTCCCGGGGGACGTGATCTCCAAGATCAAGTTCGGCCACCAGATCTTCATCGAGCACGCAGCCGACGTG GACACCCTGCTGCAATGCGTGAGCGAGAAGGTGCCGGTGCTGCTGGCACGCGGCATGGCCCGCCTGGTGGTCATCGACTCCGTGGCAGCCCCCTTCCGCTGCGAGTTCGACGGGGCGGCCCTGGCCCTCAGGGCCCAGCGTCTGCTGGCGCTGGGGGCTGAGCTGCGACGGCTGAGTTGCGCCTTCCGGAGCCCCGTGCTGTGCATCAACCAG GTGACAGAGGCCGTGGAGGAGCAGGACTCGGTGGCCGGGCCGCCAGG GATGTCCCCAGCCCTGGGGATAACCTGGGCCAACCAGCTGCTTGTGAGGCTGCTGGCCGAACGGCAGCGCCCTGAGGAGGCGCCTCTCGCCCCGCCTGGCCGCACCCTCAGGGTAGTCTCCGCCCCCCACCTGCCGGCCTCATCCTGCTCCTACACGATCGCCACCGAGGGCGTGCGGGGGACGCCTGGGACTGCATGCAGCTGA